The Buchnera aphidicola (Chaitophorus sp. 3695) genomic sequence TTTAAACAAACAATTTAAATATTATAAAAAATTAAGTCAAATACAAAAAAATAAAAATAATATAAAAAAAATTACTTTATTTTATAAAGAAATTAATCAACTAATAAAAAAATATATTAAAAAAATTTTAATAAAATTTAAAAAAAAATCTTGGAAAAAATCTTTTATTATATTTCAAAAAATATTATTTTTACATAATTTTAAAAAAAAAATTAAATAAAATAAATCATTATAAAAATTCTTTCTAAATAAAATTTTTGAAATTTAATTAAATAAAGAGTAAATAAATATGCCTAAAATAAAATTTTTACCGCATAAAAAATTATTACCTAATGGAGGTTCTTTTTTTGGAAAAGAAGGAGAATCGATTTTAGATGTTGCTTTAAAAAATAATATAAAAATAGAACATGCTTGTGAAAAATCATGTTCTTGTAGCACATGCCATTGTATAATAAAAAAAGGATTCTCTACATTATCTCAAATTACTGAAAAAGAAGAAGATGTTTTAGATAAAGCATGGGATTTAACTGAAAATAGTAGATTATCATGTCAAGCAAAATTAGGAAAATCAAATATTGAAGTTAAAATTCCTAAATATACTACAAATCATACTTAATACAATAAATATTTTTTTAATTTTATTACAAATTATTTTTTTTTTAAAGTATAAGGATTTTTACTATTTTTAAACTCTAAAACTAAAGGGATACCAAATAAATTTAAAGAAGATTGAAAAAAGTTATTTAAATATTTTTTATATGATTGAGATAAATTATTAACTCTATTTCCATGTACAATAATAATTGGTGGATTTATTCCACCAGAATGCGCATATTTTAATTTTGTACGAATATAACTGCTTTTAGAGACAGGTTTTTGATTTTTAATTGCTTGTTGTAAAATTTTTGTTAAAAATTTACTACTATATTTTTTATTTTGTAAAAGATATATCTTTTTAATTGAATTTAATAATAAATTTTGAATATTTTTCGTAAAAATTGCAGAAATGTAATAGAATTTTATATTTTTGAGAAAACGAAAACGAAATAAAAAATTATCTTTGAATAATTTTTGATCTTTTTTATTTAATAAATCCCATTTATTCAATAATATAATCATGGATGATCTAAACGTATAAATTAAATTTGATAAGATTATATCTTGATTAGAAATATTTTTTTCTGTAACATCAATAACCAATATTGATAAATCTGAATTTTTTAAAGTGATAATGGATTTTTTTACAAATATATTTTCTAAATTATCATGTATCTTAGATTTTCTTCTTATACCAGCTGTATCAAAAAAAATAAATTTGATATCTTTAAAAATTGTAGATACTAAAACTGTATCTCTTGTTGTTCCAGGAATTTTAGAAGTGATAATTCTATTATTTTTATTTATTAATCTATTAATTAACGTAGATTTTCCTGCATTTGGTTTTCCAATAACAGCTATTTTAATTATTAAATTAAAATTTTTTATTTTAGAAAATTTTTTAGATATATTAAATTTTTTTTTTAACAATACAGAATTGTTTAAAAACAATAAAACATTTTTCTTTAATCTATCTAAACTTTTCTTATTTAAAGCAGAAATTTTGTATATTTCTCGAAAACCTAATTTATAAAAACTATTTATATAATCAAAATTTTTTGCTTGATCTATTTTATTTATAATTAAAATAATTGATTTTTTATGTTTTCTTAATTTTTTAGATATTTCTTGATCTAAATATGTTAGTCCAGATTGAGCATTTACTATAAAAAATATTAGATCTGATTCAGATATAGCTAAATTATTTTGTATTAATATTTCTTTTCTTAAAATATCCTTTTCTGATGGAAAAAAGCTTGCTGTATCTAT encodes the following:
- a CDS encoding iron-sulfur cluster co-chaperone HscB C-terminal domain-containing protein, yielding MLKNPLKRMQYILKLNGFNLKSLKINTNLNQSFLNKQFKYYKKLSQIQKNKNNIKKITLFYKEINQLIKKYIKKILIKFKKKSWKKSFIIFQKILFLHNFKKKIK
- the fdx gene encoding ISC system 2Fe-2S type ferredoxin, with the translated sequence MPKIKFLPHKKLLPNGGSFFGKEGESILDVALKNNIKIEHACEKSCSCSTCHCIIKKGFSTLSQITEKEEDVLDKAWDLTENSRLSCQAKLGKSNIEVKIPKYTTNHT
- the der gene encoding ribosome biogenesis GTPase Der, producing the protein MTFKIALIGNQNVGKSTIFNYLTKTKQVLILKKYKNLNRDRQIGLFILENNVIKLIDTASFFPSEKDILRKEILIQNNLAISESDLIFFIVNAQSGLTYLDQEISKKLRKHKKSIILIINKIDQAKNFDYINSFYKLGFREIYKISALNKKSLDRLKKNVLLFLNNSVLLKKKFNISKKFSKIKNFNLIIKIAVIGKPNAGKSTLINRLINKNNRIITSKIPGTTRDTVLVSTIFKDIKFIFFDTAGIRRKSKIHDNLENIFVKKSIITLKNSDLSILVIDVTEKNISNQDIILSNLIYTFRSSMIILLNKWDLLNKKDQKLFKDNFLFRFRFLKNIKFYYISAIFTKNIQNLLLNSIKKIYLLQNKKYSSKFLTKILQQAIKNQKPVSKSSYIRTKLKYAHSGGINPPIIIVHGNRVNNLSQSYKKYLNNFFQSSLNLFGIPLVLEFKNSKNPYTLKKK